A single window of Streptomyces griseoviridis DNA harbors:
- a CDS encoding acyl-CoA synthetase — MSTGVTPTAPLHDGEAAYRRLVETHQWSVPERYNMAADVADHHPGDRLALIFEDHTGHRQEVNWQQVQDRSRQIAAHLHAAGVRKGDRVAVLLPQRPDTPATYLGVLRTGAILVTMSLLWADEPIRYRLADSGADVLVTEPGALHRAADFTGTVIDVDDPQIAARPPHFTTADTAADDPALIFYTSGTTGPAKGIVHAHRTLLGHNEFRHCHDLRPGDVFYGAGDWAWSMAKLMGPLRAGAAHLVYRPAAGFDPDGLLAAMARNNVTTALVNPTFLRKMRQDVPDAGTRHPQNLRVVCCSNEPLTADLIDWFCDQFGVTLLDYYGSTESYPLLGNFPGVPVKPGSMGRPLPGWDVRLLDDDGHEVPAGEPGEICLRARSNPQFPLGYWQRPEPTAEAFGGTWYHTKDQAIRDDDGYFWFLGRTDDVIKTSGYRVGPYEVEATLREHPAVADAGVVGVPDPLRGQAVKAYIELTPGHRPSDELAREIAEHARGTHSRFAYPRIVEFVDQLPRSATGKIQRAALRTRDLETTTPAPTGGTPTRKDGPR, encoded by the coding sequence ATGTCCACAGGCGTCACCCCCACCGCCCCGCTCCACGACGGCGAGGCCGCCTACCGGCGACTCGTCGAAACACACCAGTGGTCCGTCCCCGAGCGGTACAACATGGCCGCCGACGTCGCAGACCACCACCCCGGTGACCGACTCGCCCTGATCTTCGAGGACCACACCGGGCACCGTCAGGAGGTCAACTGGCAGCAGGTCCAGGACCGTTCCCGACAGATCGCCGCCCATCTGCACGCCGCCGGGGTGCGCAAGGGCGACCGGGTGGCCGTACTGCTCCCGCAGCGCCCGGACACCCCGGCCACCTACCTCGGCGTCCTGCGCACCGGGGCGATCCTCGTGACGATGTCCCTGCTGTGGGCGGACGAACCCATCCGCTACCGACTCGCCGACTCCGGCGCCGACGTACTGGTCACCGAACCCGGGGCCCTGCACCGCGCCGCCGACTTCACCGGCACCGTCATCGACGTCGACGACCCGCAGATCGCCGCCCGGCCCCCGCACTTCACCACCGCGGACACCGCCGCCGACGACCCCGCGCTCATCTTCTACACCTCCGGCACGACCGGCCCCGCCAAGGGCATCGTCCACGCCCACCGCACCCTCCTCGGGCACAACGAGTTCCGCCACTGCCACGACCTGCGCCCCGGCGACGTGTTCTACGGGGCAGGCGACTGGGCCTGGTCGATGGCCAAGCTGATGGGCCCGCTGCGAGCCGGCGCCGCCCACCTCGTGTACCGCCCGGCCGCCGGGTTCGACCCGGACGGACTGCTGGCCGCCATGGCCCGCAACAACGTCACCACCGCCCTGGTCAACCCCACCTTCCTGCGGAAGATGCGCCAGGACGTCCCGGACGCCGGCACCCGTCACCCGCAGAACCTGCGCGTGGTCTGCTGCTCCAACGAACCGCTGACCGCCGACCTCATCGACTGGTTCTGCGACCAGTTCGGCGTCACCCTCCTCGACTACTACGGCTCCACCGAGTCCTACCCCCTGCTCGGCAATTTCCCCGGCGTCCCCGTCAAGCCCGGCTCCATGGGCCGCCCGCTGCCCGGCTGGGACGTCAGACTGCTCGACGACGACGGCCACGAGGTCCCGGCGGGCGAACCCGGCGAGATCTGCCTGCGCGCCCGCTCCAACCCCCAGTTCCCCCTCGGCTACTGGCAGCGCCCCGAGCCGACCGCCGAAGCCTTCGGCGGCACCTGGTACCACACCAAGGACCAGGCGATACGCGACGACGACGGCTACTTCTGGTTCCTGGGCCGCACCGACGACGTGATCAAAACCTCCGGGTACCGTGTCGGTCCCTACGAAGTGGAGGCAACCCTGCGCGAACATCCCGCCGTGGCCGACGCCGGGGTGGTCGGCGTCCCCGATCCGCTGCGCGGCCAGGCCGTCAAGGCATACATCGAACTCACGCCCGGCCACCGGCCCTCCGACGAACTGGCCCGCGAGATAGCGGAACACGCCCGCGGAACACACTCCCGCTTCGCCTACCCGCGGATCGTCGAGTTCGTCGACCAACTGCCCCGCTCCGCCACCGGCAAGATCCAACGGGCCGCCCTGCGCACCCGTGACCTGGAGACAACCACTCCCGCCCCCACCGGAGGAACACCGACCCGGAAGGACGGACCGAGGTGA
- a CDS encoding enoyl-CoA hydratase/isomerase family protein: MSRPSTDTATSTVTVTRHPVSVDGTAEEALHLAEVTLDRPDKLNAWTAAMRAELVGALTEAGADDRCRGVVLTGAGRAFCAGQDLAETAAIDPDDHAAAEAWIDDFGLLFRTVRGLDKPVIAAVNGVAAGSGFQFALLADLRIGHAGVRMGQPEVLSGIPSITGIWAMRGILGRAKTTEFALTGRLVHGEEALRLGLLNRLVDADRVKEEALLEATRLAQLPPGAVALTKGRLRELDDAGLDEAIEAAKKVHVAAYATGEPQREMARFLAGRRR, from the coding sequence ATGTCCCGGCCCAGCACTGACACCGCCACGAGTACCGTCACCGTCACCCGGCACCCCGTCTCCGTCGACGGCACCGCTGAGGAAGCCCTCCACCTCGCCGAGGTGACCCTCGACCGGCCCGACAAGCTCAACGCCTGGACCGCCGCGATGCGCGCCGAACTGGTCGGCGCCCTGACCGAGGCCGGCGCCGACGACCGCTGCCGAGGCGTCGTGCTCACCGGCGCCGGCCGGGCGTTCTGCGCCGGCCAGGACCTCGCGGAGACCGCCGCCATCGACCCCGACGACCACGCCGCCGCCGAGGCGTGGATCGACGACTTCGGACTGCTGTTCCGGACCGTGCGCGGCCTGGACAAGCCGGTCATCGCCGCGGTCAACGGCGTCGCCGCCGGCTCCGGATTCCAGTTCGCCCTGCTCGCCGACCTGCGCATCGGCCACGCGGGAGTGCGCATGGGCCAGCCCGAGGTCCTCTCCGGCATCCCCAGCATCACCGGCATCTGGGCCATGCGCGGCATCCTCGGCCGCGCGAAGACCACCGAGTTCGCCCTCACCGGCAGGCTGGTCCACGGCGAGGAGGCGCTCCGCCTCGGACTGCTGAACCGTCTCGTCGACGCCGACCGGGTCAAGGAAGAGGCCCTTCTCGAGGCCACGCGCCTGGCCCAGCTGCCGCCCGGCGCCGTCGCGCTGACCAAGGGCCGGCTGCGCGAACTGGACGACGCGGGCCTCGACGAGGCGATCGAAGCGGCCAAGAAGGTACACGTCGCCGCGTACGCCACCGGGGAGCCGCAGCGGGAGATGGCCCGCTTCCTGGCCGGCCGCCGACGCTGA
- a CDS encoding LysR substrate-binding domain-containing protein, with product MELRHLRYFAVLAEELHFGRAAERLHMAQPPLSQRIRDLERELGVRLFDRARPRIQLTEAGALLLEHTRPVLAGVETAREAMRRLRPGEAGVLRVGVPPDTHPPVLRTLNELFSRRVPDVLVDLHELTTDEQLLRLREGELDAGVVRHPCDLVGLESGPKARRDLGVVLRTDHPCARDGGPVRLRELSGASLVIFPRAMAPQLYDHILLTCRDSGFLPGAIRHARNPHFVHGLVLAGRGVHLNEAPTAPLTDGLTWRPLDGTDLAWLTSVVWVPARHNATIAAFAEAVDEGLTETGHLPAGGRRTEPATDRPG from the coding sequence ATGGAGCTCCGTCACCTGCGCTATTTCGCCGTACTGGCCGAAGAACTGCACTTCGGAAGGGCAGCGGAACGTCTGCACATGGCGCAGCCGCCGCTGTCCCAGCGCATCCGGGACCTGGAGCGTGAACTGGGGGTGCGCCTCTTCGACCGGGCCCGCCCGCGCATCCAGCTCACCGAGGCGGGCGCGCTGCTGCTGGAGCACACGCGTCCGGTGCTGGCCGGAGTGGAGACGGCGCGGGAGGCGATGCGCAGGCTGCGGCCAGGGGAGGCGGGTGTCCTGCGGGTCGGAGTGCCGCCTGACACTCATCCGCCGGTGCTGCGCACGCTGAACGAGTTGTTCTCCCGGCGCGTTCCCGATGTCCTGGTCGATCTGCACGAGCTGACCACGGACGAGCAGTTGCTGCGGCTGCGGGAAGGCGAGCTGGACGCCGGGGTCGTGCGTCATCCCTGCGACTTGGTCGGCCTCGAGTCCGGGCCGAAGGCCCGTCGGGACCTCGGCGTGGTGCTCCGCACGGATCACCCTTGTGCCCGGGACGGCGGTCCGGTGCGGCTGCGGGAGCTGAGCGGCGCGTCGCTGGTCATCTTCCCCAGGGCGATGGCTCCGCAGTTGTACGACCACATCCTGCTGACCTGCCGGGACAGCGGTTTTCTGCCCGGCGCCATCCGGCACGCGCGCAATCCGCACTTCGTGCACGGGCTGGTGCTCGCCGGCCGCGGTGTCCATCTCAACGAGGCGCCGACCGCGCCGCTCACCGACGGGCTGACCTGGCGTCCGCTCGACGGCACGGATCTGGCGTGGCTGACGTCGGTGGTCTGGGTGCCCGCCCGGCACAACGCGACCATCGCCGCCTTCGCCGAGGCCGTCGACGAAGGGCTCACGGAGACGGGTCATCTCCCGGCCGGGGGTCGCCGGACTGAACCTGCCACGGACCGGCCGGGATGA